A window of Garra rufa chromosome 6, GarRuf1.0, whole genome shotgun sequence genomic DNA:
TCTACAAATCATAACTTTCTCAAAGCTGAGAATTTAAATCTGTAACATGGTAGTTTTAATGCAATGCTTTACAAAAATAGCCTGGGTCATCCTCACCAACTAACTTATTTTCTTTAGGGAGCAAGAAGTTGGCAGGACAGTCAAAGTTTACAGAGAGGGGGTCACTGTTAAAGGGATACTCTATTCAAAAATGTTATTATCAAGTCTCTCATCATTTTCTCACTATCATGCCATCccacatgtacactaccagtcaaaggtttggacacacttccccattaaagAGAATGGTAGTGGTAGTGTATACGGCTTTCCTTTTTCAGATGATCACAAATGGAGATTCTGACCTCTGTGCCTCACAAATTTCACTACGCACTTGCATCACATTTTACAACAAGCTGATGTTTACATCAAGTGAACACACCGTTGACAGTTGGGTAGAagattgtttatattttaaaaagttaatataTTAGTATTCTTTTCACATATGCCTATCATTTTACTTCAGAAAACACTAATTACCACTGTGTATCGTGTGGCTTTTGAACTGTCATCTTTGGGGGTGCCATATATTTATTAGATTAATTCTTTAAACATTTTCTCTTTTTgttcatctgaaaaaagaaacTAACACATTGGcgaaaacatgagggtgagcaaatgttGGGAGTATTTTCATTTTACCTCAGTGCTTAGTATCCAGCATGATTCTTTTCTGCCAAGATGGCTGCTGCCAGCTGCTGGGCATCGGTCACATGAGGGTACCGCCCCATGACCAACTGCACTAGCTCTGTGGGAAAAATGTTGCACAGGTTGGTAAACACTTTCTCTCGTACTTCCTGGTAACGACTCAAGGCAAGTGGCTCCTGGTGCTGGTGTGATAAAACGTGGGGCAAATGGGACAGATGGGGTGGAGGAGGAGCAGAAGAACAGCCCCAGGGCATCCGCCACATCTGTTCACGGTTCTTTGAAAGATCCTGGAAGCTGACTTGCTCGTAGCATGGTTGTGGGTGCTGTCTATAATATGGATCCCAGCTGGTCTTTCGCTCTTGGGATAGGTAGGGTTTTCTAGGCAGCAATGGAGAGTGTTCATAAAGCCTGGAGTCTGACACACTGTCCACACGTGTTGAGGCAAGGCCCCGACTCAGTGGAGAGTTCTGGGAGTGAGTGTTGCTCTGGCAGAGAGAAGGATAATCTCCAGGATAGCTTGAGCGGGAACCTACCACTTGTTGGCGCTGAGGAGACATGTAGGAGATAGAGTGCTGGAAATGGGGGTCTTGCTGGTCCTCTAGAGCAAAACTATGAACACGAGGTATGCTGTGGTGGAATCCTACATGGTTAGATGTAGCAGGAGAGTGAATGAACCCTGGAGGAATAACAGAGGGTAACTGGTAATTTCTACGATGATGATGGTGGTGATGACACTTGATTCCTTCATCCAGTAACAAATCAGGAGAGCTTAAGCAAGAATGCTCATTGTGGGTTGCCATGCCATAAGAATCTGAgctcatgctgccatcactgctgcaaTCTGATGCCACTGAGCTGGTCTGTGGATCAGCATCAGACAGGAAGTTACGCTCTGGACTGCTGCGAGAGGGCAGGCTTAGGCCAGAATATGCCCTAACCATGCAGTAATAAAGATCAGGAGATTCACAGTTTGTGTGAGGTTCTGCCTGAGACTGCTTGTGATCCTTCAAGTCCTGGCTATACCCATGGCAGGAAGGAGGACCTCCTGGAGCTGGAGGCAGAGATAGGTTGCTCTTATACAGATCTGCTTTAGTTTTGGAACACAGCTTATCCTCCACATCACTGTAAGACAGGGCACGTAGACTGGCGTCCAATTGCCTCTTTGGCTGAGATCGTTTACCGTCACCGTTTTTTTCTTTACGGGAGCCTCCAGGCTCACTGTGGCTTTTCACGAGACCCGTCTCTCCCACGCTTTTAACTGTGGAGTTCTTGGCACTGGCACGGAGTTCATCTGCCACCGCTCGCTGTGGCTGTGTACCACGCTCTGGATGATAAAATTTACACTTGTGCCCATAGGTACATTTCTTTCCTAATGAaaataagggggggggggggggggcaaatgTTGTAATGTTTAATTTGTAAATTGGAAGATGCTGGAATGCAAAGGGCATAGTGGCTGCAAGTCTTGGAGCTTACAGACCTCAATTTCAAATAATTTGCGTGATATAAATATTGTGGCAATTGAAAATAATTGAAGGCTTCTCACATTCATTTAAGAATTACaggtaaataataattttaattaaaaatcatgcagtttgagtaaaaaagtcagtATTCCTGCCAGTCTCTCAACATTTATATTGTATGTCAgaaattaatttcttaaatttAATGATGAAATGTTTAGCTGCTTCCATCTTACCTCATGCTCTTTCACCATTAAAACTGAAGCATCAAGCtataatttgatttgatttgccgTCTCAATCATTTTAACACTGGCGAGCGCTGTTATTAGACTACTGAGGCAGACCacactaaaaaaaaacttttaaacgtTTTGTCGTCCTAATAACTTACAGTGCCCAGCTCAATGAAGAGCAGGACAGCAAAATAAAGAATACAAAATACTGGGAAAATGTCATTCTCAAATAATGTTTATTGATACAGTGTTAATTTAAATAGCATATTTATGGCTGGGAAGGcaaaaaacatgctagcatccTCACTGTGACTATTTCTATCACTTATTATTCCCTTCTGTCATCAAAACCAATATTCTGTCTAACAGCATCTGTTTATTTCTCATTTGAAGTGCCCCCAACGACAGATACTGGATCTGCACAAAGAGGTACTGGAACACAGATAGTCAAAAACTGAGAGGTCCTGGATCCTGTTCTAGCAGGCTAAGGTCATTATATTATACTAcaatatataacatattatatacTATAATACCCTATTTTATATTACACTATCAATGTGATTTGTTTAATCACAGATAATAAATTAATTACAGAAATCTGTGCAATTAATtaagttctattttttttttttttgatcaactGATAGCcgtaatatacactgctgttcaaaagtttgaggccaTTAGGATTTTTTTTCAACAACTGTTTAACAttgagtcagtaagatttttaatggtttttaaagatgtttcttattcacattagggctgcatttatttgatcaaaaatacagaaaaaaatttaacactttgaaatattatttcaatttaaaataactgttttctatgtgaatatattttgaaatgtaatttattcctgtgatacaaagctgaatttttagcatcattactccagtcttcagtgtcacatgattcttcaaaaatcattctaatatgctgaatcttaattactgttattatcaatgttgaaaacggttgtgctgcttaatattttattgaaacctgtgatttttttccaggattatttaacaaataaaaagttgaaaagaacagcatttatttaaaatagaaatcttttgcaacaataTAAACTATCatctttggggtcagtaaattttattctttctttttaaaaaagaaactaatacttttattcactaaggatgtgttaaactgatcaagagtgatagcaaagacttatattgttagaaaagatctgCTGTTCATTTTagccttttattcatcaagaatcccaAAAAAAGAATCactggttccaaaaaaatattaacattgataataacagtaattatgTAAccatgtgaccctgtaccacaaaaccagtcgtaagcagcatgggtatatttgtagcaatagcgaaAAAtacatgtatgggtcaaaattatttatttttcttttatgccaaaaatcattaggatattaagtaaagatcatgttccataaagatattcccactctaaatatatcaaagcttaatttttgattagtaatatgcatcgctaagaacttcatttggacaactttaaaggcgattttctcaatatttagattttttttttttttttgcactcccaGATTCCGGatattcaaatagctgtatctatcatacatcaatggaaagcttatttattcagctttttagattatgtataaatctcagtttcgaaaaaaattaccattatgactggttatgtagtccagggtcacacacaatatatatatatatatatatatatatatatatatatatatatatatatataaacagtgaagaaataaattatttgatcccctgctgatttttcaaaagaaattatcagtctataattgtaatggtaggtttatttgaacagtgagagacagaataacaacaaaaatttttggaaaaacacatttcaaaaaagttataaattgatttgcattttaatgagagaaataattatttgatcccctatgAATCAGCAAAATTTCTGGCTCCCATgcatcttttatacaggtcaagAGCTgggattaggagcactctcttaacgggagtgctcctaatctcagtttgttacctgtataaaagacacatgtccacagaagcaatcaatcaatcagattccaaactctccaccatggccaagaccaaagagctgtccaaagaTGTCAGGGACAAAATTGTAGACATACACAGGActgaaatgggctacaagaccatcaccaagcagcttggtgagaaggtgacaaccgttaatgcgattattcgcaaatggaagaaacataaaataactgtcaatctccctcagtctggggctccatagaagatctcacctcatggaggttcagtgatcatgagaacggtgaggaatcaggccagaactacacgggaggatcttgtcaatgatctcaaggcagctgggaccatagtcaccaagaaaacaatcagtaacacactacgctgtgaaggACCTTCTGGGTGAaaatgttgtggtcagatgagaccaaaatcgaccTCTTTGGCATTATTAAACTCCCTGTGTTCGGAGGAGGTCAAGAACACAATCGTCAAACatagaggtggaaacattatgctttgggggtgtttttatGCCAAGGGGACAGGACACCAGGGACTACACAGCaacaaagggacgatggacagtgCCATGTACCGTCGGGGCCagtgcattgaaaatgggttgtggatagttatgacccaaaacacacggccaaagcAACAAAGGAGTGGTTCAAGAAGAAACAcgttaaggtcctggagtggactagccagtctccagaccttaatcccatcgaaaatctgtggagggagctgaaggtttagAGCTGCCAAACGTTAGCCTTGAAACCTTAaagacttggagaggatctgcaaagaggagtgggacaaagtccctcctgagatgtgtgcaaacctggtagCCAACTACAAGAACATTTGATCTCTgtaattgccaacaagggttttgcatGTTTTGTGAAGGAGTCAAATGcttatttcattcattaaaatgcaaatcaatttataactttgtttaagttataaattttttttgttgttatcaggatttttttgttgttgttattctgtctctcactgttcaaataaacctaccattcaaattatagactgatcatttctttgtcagttggcaaacgtacaaaatcagcaggggatcaaataatttatttcctcactgtatatatgtatatgtatatataaaatccaATATTACAGTTGGAAAGACCTGTCATTCGATTTAAGAACCAGAACAAActtttgcgtgtgtgtgtgtgtatatatacacacacacacgcaaaagTTTGTTCTGGTTCTTAAATCGAATGACAGGTCTTTCCAACTGTAATATTGGCACGGGAACCGCTTCACTGTTAGTATCACTCCACGTACAGCATTTTACACAGCGAGTGTCATAGCACCTAAATCCACTGCCATTTTACAAATACTACCGTTGCTGTGTTACAGAATGTAGCTTTAAGAGTTGTTTTTTAGGCGAGTACATAGTTGTATAGACTTCAAATATTCGGTTTGCTAATAAAGATAgcgcctatttgaaaatttgctttgtcATTGAGGGCATAGTTTcataactttacatttttattagtacTGTCAAAATGTGATAAAAAAGTGTAAAAACTTATTTTCCTGTCCTGTCAGCCATTATATTGTGCTCACAGCACAT
This region includes:
- the LOC141336441 gene encoding probable ribonuclease ZC3H12C, producing MGLNDHLDDGTGHILKLGLDLDYLHVKATDQQTGTDAGLIMDSGSSDTGYVVTPCTRTCGSSLQDDSEESAGSDSEPPQCHSHPLVDMLGDGSIHAVHPPHCWSPSLDMDSLVLDMVPKESGPVDTLREYQTKMEFALKLGYAEDLVRLVLNKLGSDALINDVLGELVNLGSKPENESGTQTLSQSTSTSSSFSGTSSSCSFSDSIDSRRSESPSLDDKDNLRPIVIDGSNVAMSHGNKEMFSCHGIQLTVDWFLERGHRDVTVFVPAWRKEQSRPDALITDQEILRQLEKNKILVFTPSRRVQGRRVVCYDDRFIVKLAYESDGIIVSNDNYRDLAVEKPEWKKFIDERLLMYSFVNDKFMPPDDPLGRHGPSLENFLRKKPIIPEHKKQPCPYGKKCTYGHKCKFYHPERGTQPQRAVADELRASAKNSTVKSVGETGLVKSHSEPGGSRKEKNGDGKRSQPKRQLDASLRALSYSDVEDKLCSKTKADLYKSNLSLPPAPGGPPSCHGYSQDLKDHKQSQAEPHTNCESPDLYYCMVRAYSGLSLPSRSSPERNFLSDADPQTSSVASDCSSDGSMSSDSYGMATHNEHSCLSSPDLLLDEGIKCHHHHHHRRNYQLPSVIPPGFIHSPATSNHVGFHHSIPRVHSFALEDQQDPHFQHSISYMSPQRQQVVGSRSSYPGDYPSLCQSNTHSQNSPLSRGLASTRVDSVSDSRLYEHSPLLPRKPYLSQERKTSWDPYYRQHPQPCYEQVSFQDLSKNREQMWRMPWGCSSAPPPPHLRYQEVREKVFTNLCNIFPTELVQLVMGRYPHVTDAQQLAAAILAEKNHAGY